In Pirellula sp. SH-Sr6A, the DNA window CGCCGTCAAAGCCCGCGTTTGCTTTACCGCCATTGACCACTAACTTCCAGTCTCCGACACGAATTGCTCCGGAGGTGGGTGCCGCATTGATCAAGATTTCGCGGTTTCCCAGGCTTTCGTTTTTCGAAATCGCTCCCCATATGTCTCGTCCATCAAGGGGGAGGCGTTGGGTAACGCTGGCTTTCGCCAACCGCAGCAAAGTGGGATAGAGATCCACCGCGTGCATCGGTTCATTGCAGACCGCGCCAGCCGGGAGTGTTCCTGGCCAAGTTGCGAAGGCGGCGACTCGCACACCTCCGTCGTAAACCGTCCCCTTGCCGGCTCGCAACGGTCCATTGCTGGTGACTTTGCCAGGAGAGGGACCACCGTTGTCACTGCTGAACAGGATGAGGGTGTTCTCTTTCGCTCCGGTACGTTCCACCGCTTCGGCGATCTTGCCGATGGCTTGATCCATCGCATGGAGCATCCCCGCATATTGCCTTCTGTTCCCCTGGAGATGATCAAACGGTTCCAAGTACTTCGCGGGGACTTGCAAGGGTGTATGAACCGCGTTGAACGGCACATAAAGAAAATAGGGCTTTTTGCCCGCGTACGCCTCGACGATCCGAACTGACTCCTTGGCGATCAATTCGGTACTATACCCTTCCTCGCGATCGACCGCGTCGTCTCGATGCCAATCGAATCCACCGTCGCGTTCGTGGGTGTTGTAGTCGATGGCGCCATTGTAGTGGCCATACTGGTGATGGAATCCGCGGCGGGTAGGCAAGTACTCGGGTTGAAAGTGCCCGAGATGCCATTTGCCAACGATCGCCGTTTGGTAACCAGCGGACTGAAGTCCCTGCGCGATGGTTTGCTCTTCGAGGGGTAGTCCGTGTTGTGCCCACGGTCTCACCACGCCGACTTGCAAGCCATGCCTCATGGGATACCGACCCGTCATCAGTGCAGCACGGGTGGGTGAACAGACGGGTTGAACGTAAAAATTCTCGAGAATTACACCGCTTTTCGCTAAACGATCGAGGTTGGGTGTAGGAATCTCGCTTTGATGCCATCCCACATCGCCCCAGCCCAAATCATCCGCGACAATCAAAACAATATTAGGGACCGTAGGCGAATCGCCATCCGCGTTCGATGCGGCCGATGCGGTTTGAAGACAGTATGGGCTGGTAAGCAGCAGCGCGAGCAAGCCGAACGAAACAGTCAGTCGGGCCACAAGACGCAGAACTGGCGGGAGCGACATTGGAAGGATCCTTGGTGAGGAATGAATCAAGGATCCTCAATATACGACATTCTCGCTGGGAAGTGTCCTATTCGTCTTCGGATTGCGTATCGCTCGAACGGTTTTTAATCAAAGTGACTTGGTTCCCAGGATCGTTGTACTCGGAGTGGGACATGAGCTCTCGCATTAACAGAACACCTCGTCCGCGGGGCTTATCGAGCCTTTCTTCGGAAGTGGGATCCGCTAAGTTGCGGTGGTCGAATCCTTCTCCTTCATCCGTGATTCGCATCCGTGCCTGGCCGACCGAGACTTCGAATTCCACCCGTACCTTCTTATCGACGATGCGTTGATTGCCGTGTTCGATTGCGTTGACGATGGCCTCCTCTAGTGCCATTTGGACATGGAACATGTCCCCACCTGGCCAGCCAGCCTTCTCCATGGCTTGCATCAGTTCTTCGATGATTTCGTGGGCGATCCCGAGATCGCTGGGAATCCATTTGTCCAGAAACCAAGTTTCGTCAATCGATGGCATAATGCCTCCGTCCTATCGAAAGGTCGTGACGCCTGCTCGTACCTTAGAGCTTGAAGGCCGCCATTGCATCGTCTTGCGTTGCCCGCAAATCGAACAATCGGTCCAACTTCGTAATCTTGAAAACCTCTTTGATCTCCGCGCGGAGGTTGGAGAGTTTCAAACGTCCCGCGATCCCCTTCACTTTGGTGTTGAGCGATATGAGCTTGTTCAAAGCAGCGCTGGACAAGAAATCGACCCCATCAAAGTTGAGCAAAATGTTCGGTCGCTTTTCAACGGTCACCAAGGCATTGAGCTCTTCACCCAATTGCTCGATGCTCCCGGAGTCCACGATTTTCTTGTCAACGAAACGAACGATACTGACGCCGTCTTCTTCGGTCACGGATATGCGGCGGTAGGTTGCCATGGTCTGTCCTGCTAAATCATTTCGGAAATGGAATTTCGAATGCTTAGATTAAACCAACGCGACGGGGGCATCAATCAATCTCCA includes these proteins:
- a CDS encoding sulfatase-like hydrolase/transferase — translated: MSLPPVLRLVARLTVSFGLLALLLTSPYCLQTASAASNADGDSPTVPNIVLIVADDLGWGDVGWHQSEIPTPNLDRLAKSGVILENFYVQPVCSPTRAALMTGRYPMRHGLQVGVVRPWAQHGLPLEEQTIAQGLQSAGYQTAIVGKWHLGHFQPEYLPTRRGFHHQYGHYNGAIDYNTHERDGGFDWHRDDAVDREEGYSTELIAKESVRIVEAYAGKKPYFLYVPFNAVHTPLQVPAKYLEPFDHLQGNRRQYAGMLHAMDQAIGKIAEAVERTGAKENTLILFSSDNGGPSPGKVTSNGPLRAGKGTVYDGGVRVAAFATWPGTLPAGAVCNEPMHAVDLYPTLLRLAKASVTQRLPLDGRDIWGAISKNESLGNREILINAAPTSGAIRVGDWKLVVNGGKANAGFDGEESPSSDSNPNSKKDDPDRLELFRLNTDPSEKENLASAEGKKASELYGRWKAYRDQAVAPKTKPKPASFQSPAIWGDFPAPQGVQVGARAPRIQAMDDAGKPWDSSRLLGKKDLVVYFYPGDLTGGCTKQACSYRDRMKDFQSEGIEVVGVSGDSVSNHQAFKEAHSLNFTLLADTDGAIAKAFGVPFTKEEKKVNTKVGDKSYSIVREVTSKRWTFVIDREGKVIYKNEAVVATDDSQAVLEVLRKRSKP
- a CDS encoding ATP-binding protein, with the protein product MPSIDETWFLDKWIPSDLGIAHEIIEELMQAMEKAGWPGGDMFHVQMALEEAIVNAIEHGNQRIVDKKVRVEFEVSVGQARMRITDEGEGFDHRNLADPTSEERLDKPRGRGVLLMRELMSHSEYNDPGNQVTLIKNRSSDTQSEDE
- a CDS encoding STAS domain-containing protein, which translates into the protein MATYRRISVTEEDGVSIVRFVDKKIVDSGSIEQLGEELNALVTVEKRPNILLNFDGVDFLSSAALNKLISLNTKVKGIAGRLKLSNLRAEIKEVFKITKLDRLFDLRATQDDAMAAFKL